Proteins from a single region of Apium graveolens cultivar Ventura chromosome 7, ASM990537v1, whole genome shotgun sequence:
- the LOC141672645 gene encoding F-box protein At3g62430-like produces MSFEKSTLEISIETPGLETLILDSFASDDIFIKKNLPFLTTAQIEVVQIIEGVAPSSVFGDCTFGLLNKITHVKSLSLGGETVEALNRAYHSDFSTVHNGFPPFHNLTELSISVDEAYCGQTLLYDFLENSPNLESLFFPQGLVDTFSDQTWRFTWAWSWSHTAECLSTHLKTVDIGEFSGTVDELSFVEYLLAFGSALTNVSITSSNLHGGKEVREELLKYERKSTTCKLNLFF; encoded by the exons ATGTCTTTTGAAAAATCTACTCTTGAAATTTCAATTGAGACACCAGGATTAGAAACTCTCATACTTGATTCTTTCGCATCCGATGATATCTTTATCAAGAAGAATTTGCCGTTCCTAACAACGGCTCAGATTGAAGTCGTACAGATTATAGAAGGAGTTGCACCCAGCAGTGTGTTTGGTGATTGCACGTTTGGCCTGCTAAATAAGATTACTCACGTCAAATCTTTAAGTTTAGGAGGTGAAACTGTCGAG GCCCTCAATCGCGCATATCATTCTGATTTTAGCACAGTTCATAATGGCTTTCCTCCATTCCATAACTTGACCGAGTTGAGTATCAGTGTTGATGAAGCATATTGTGGACAAACTTTACTGTATGACTTCCTTGAAAACTCACCAAACCTAGAGAGCCTTTTCTTTCCACAG GGACTTGTTGATACTTTCTCTGATCAAACTTGGCGCTTCACGTGGGCCTGGTCATGGTCACATACTGCAGAATGTTTATCAACGCATCTCAAAACAGTAGATATCGGAGAATTTTCTGGTACAGTAGATGAGTTATCATTCGTTGAATACTTGCTAGCTTTTGGAAGTGCTTTGACAAATGTATCAATTACTTCATCAAATTTGCATGGAGGTAAAGAGGTCCGGGAagaactgttaaagtatgaaagAAAGTCAACAACTTGCAAGCTTAATCTTTTCTTTTAA